From the genome of Alicyclobacillus sp. SO9:
TCCAAACAACCAATAATATTCATAAGCGTTGTCTTGCCTGAACCAGAGGGACCAAGAATAGCAACGAATTCACCGGCTTTGATAGACAAATCAATATGCTTTAAGGCATCAAAGCTGTTTTGCCCCATTTGGTAGGATTTTGAGATGTCCTCCAACAAAATCATTTTGCAGACACATCCTGACCTGTGACCAGGCCGCTGGGCGGATTCACAATGACTTTCTCTCCCGCCGACAAGCCATCCGTCACCTGTGCAGCCTTGTTTCCCGTGACGCCAAGCTTAATGTTGACGAGTTTGGCTTTTCCGCTCTTGTCAACCCAGACCTGACTTCCATTCCCGTTCTCAACTAACGCAGAATATGGAATCGTTAGACCTGAGACGGTTTTGGCGTTAATGGTCAGATTTACATTGAAACCGGGGTGCACGGGAAATTTGCTTGGGACGGATACCTTCACGTTCACATTAGCAGAGCCGCCGCTGTTAACCGTTGCAACAGGAGAGACGATTTTCACTTTGCCGCTCCAGGACTTTCCTGGGAAAGCCGTAGACGTTATTTTTACTTGCTCTCCTTTAGAAATGAGCGCTGCATTGGCTTGGGACAGAGATGCATCCACTTCGAGGCGCTTTAAGTTCAATACTTTAACTAAAGCACCCGACGATCCGTTTCCGCCGGCAGACCCGGTATCGCTGGAGGACACTTCTATAACGGTTCCGGAAATAGGGCTTTTTAGCGTCGCTTGTTGTACGTTGTCCTTCGCTTGTTTTAGACTCGACAACGCGTTTTGATACTGAATTTCATCTCCTTGAACCGCCTGTTCCAGCTGAATGTATGCTGAGGAGGTATGTGACGCCCCGGCTTTGTCGGCATTGTCGCGGAGTTTTTTGGCATTACTCAGAATTGCGCTTTGGGCGTTTAGTACAGATTGAGCAGTATCCACTTTGTCTTTTAGTGTTGTATCCGGATAGGTGACAAGCGTCTGCCCCTTGCTCACGTGCTGACCGAGAGATACATGAATGGAAGGCCTGCCGGAGATTCCCGCAACGGGATAGACCGCCGCAGTGGATGAAGAAGCAACAGAACCTGTGGAGAATACTTGCTGCGTTATTGTTCCGTTTTTGACGGTTGTCGTATGGACGGACAGGCCCTTGGTTGTCGTGTTATGATGCACCAAGATATAGGCGCCGGTAGCAATTGCAATACCAGCGACTACAATTATCCAGCCGTACCGTTTCAGGCCGCTCCGTCTGTCCTGACGAGCTTCTGCTTGCATTGTCAGTCTCCTCTCCATCTCACGGTCTTCTACTTAACGCGCAAATATATGAGGATAAGACCTAAAATCGTGACAATAAGAACCGGACCCGATGCCTTCCCTTTGCTTGAGCCTGTGACTTCTGCAACACCCGCAATGGTGATATACAGCATCCACAGCCAGAAGATGGACAGAGCACTTAATAAGGCTCCCGTATGACTGGTGGGGCTGGCCTGGACTAACATGTTCAGGGAGAGAAATCCCTTTGTCATGGTTCCAGTAGAAACTATCACAATCCCTGTCACGACGGCTTCAAGGGCTGCGATGATATGTGCGTTGGAGAGAATACCCAATGTATTGCGATAACTAAGATTCATACCAAATAATTTCGTCAGGACCCACAGAATCAGACCGCCTAGTAAAACAGAAATCCATGGACCAATAAAACCGGCTATTACAAGTCCGCCTTCAGTGATTGACTTCACCAGGGCTGCAGCGCCTGGCGCTTTGGCACTGGCCTGCTGCAGAGTCTGTTGGAACACCGCAGAATGCATGAGCGTCGGTAACTCAGCGATAGCCATGATTCCGGTAACAACGGAGACGATGATTAAAGGCAACACCCACGGGACCCGCGTTCGCCTGGTTCTGAAGAACTCACTTGGGCTGGAAATGAGAGAAAACCAACTAGATTTCGCCTGGTCTTCAATTGGTTGCTGAGGAGACGTATCCATTTACTAACCTCCAATAGAACTATTTGGGTTTTGTTGTAATGATTGCAGTCCATTCTATACTTTATATTACAATTTTCGCTATGTAAACGCACTGGAGAATATAAAGTCCCACTCCTCAGAAATGGAGATAACACCCATAATTAGAGCCGCTCGTACGAATGTCTCTCCTGCGTCTTTTTCGAGCATGTCCTGTGGAGTATCGCTTCGGCATCGTCCAGAGGTGCCTGAGACTACGGGCATGAGCTTTCAAGATTGCTGTTATATGCAAATAATTGGTATACGTACTCGGTCATGTGATAAATCAAGTGACAGATAGGGAGGTAGCTGTTCAACAGGTGATTTACAAACTGATTGTCTGTGTCAAATGTGGAAGATAAACAGGATTATCCTGTTTATCATTATATTGAACCGATGAACCTGCCTATACCATTAGTCTACTAGCGATCCTGTGACAAGCTTCGGAACCCCGGCCACGCCAAAAATACCCATTAGGGGTATTTTGGCGTGGGTGACCGCAATTTTCGGGGGTAACGGCAACTATATAGAGATTCCATAGAGACTGTCGATGAACTAGATAGGATAAGAGTCTCCAATTTTTGAATTTAACTCGTTATATCTTGATATTTATCCATAATTCGCTTGTTTTCGTGTATAATTGAATTATCAAAAAACAAGCGGGAGTTGGAGATATGAGCGGGGTTAAGTACAAGAACTTTGAGCAGGCTTCCTTCGAAGACCTAATGGTGTACTCGGCGATACCACCTCACCCATTCTGGGATATGGTGGCGAAACACATTGACTTTTCCTTCGCAAATAAGCTGTGTGCTCCTTTGTACTCGCCGCTCGGCCAGCACCCCTACGCCCCGTCGTTGAAACTGAAAATCCATCTCATACAGCGATACTACAATATTTCCGACCGAGAGATGGAATTAAAGATCGTCGGTGACATCTTTATCAAGCGATTCTTGGGTGTTCCGGTTTCGCTCGCCAAATTTGACCATAGCACAATTGCATTAGACAGGAGTCGACTTGGGGCGGACATATTTCATGCCTGTCATATGAACATCCTTGCTCAAGCCCTAAACCACGGTATGTGGGGCCAAGACGATGACCGTTGGTTGGTGGATGCGTTCCACACCTATGCCAATGTTGCCGCGCCAAGTACATACGAGCTTATTCAACAGGCTGCCCAAAAGCTTGTACGTCACCTGAAACGTAGGAGCCCAGCACATTATGCACAACTGAAAGCAGACATGGATGTGGGGGTGTTCTTCCGCAAGCTCAAACGTGATGTTCGGGGGACTGAAAGGAATCTCGCCTTCAGTAACCTATGCGTTTTAGGGTTTGGATTGGTGGCATGGATGAAACGCACAGAGGCTGACGAGGGGGTTACAAAATGGGAAGACCCCAGTGAACAGGAGACGGCAGAGCAACAATGCGAGGTGATGCTGCGCATTTTGCGTGAAAATGTGGACTCAAAGGAACAGGATGAGGACTCATCCGGTTCATCTGACAGCAGTGGACCACAGAATAGAGGCTTTCAATACGCTGAACTGGGTCAAAAGGAGAAACCCGCCGACCGCGTAGTCAGTGCCCATGACCCAGAGGTACGTATAGGGCACAAATCCAAGAAGCTGGCGTTTCTGGGTGACAAGACGCAAGTAGTGGAATCTGCAAGCTCTCACTTAGTCCTCAATGCAGAGCCGATCCCTGGTAATGAAGCGGATGGGGTTACACTGGAAAACGTGGTGAAGACGGTCGTGGAGCAGTTCGACAAACGCCCCAAGGAAGTGGTGGCAGACGCAGCTTACGGAAGCGGGGAGAATCGCGATAAACTTGTCAACGGGTTACACATTCATCTGACCGCACCATTGGCTAAAGTCACCAACCCTTCTGGCAAGGCATTTCGAACGGAGGACTTCACATATTTACCGGAAGATGACGTGGTCGTGTGTCCTGAAGGGCAGAGATCGGTTCGCAGGACTCACATTAAGAAATCTAAGGGTTCGCAATATGGATTTGCCGAACAAGTTTGTGGACAATGTTCTCTACGTGGGCAGTGTACCGACCATGCCAAAGGTCGCACTGTATTTGTAAGTGACTATTGGGCACTGCTGCAAGAGGCAAAGAAGTATAATGCGAGCGCGCAAGGGCAAGAGGCGTTACGAGCTCGGTACGAAATTGAGCGCACCAATAACGAGATGAAACGCCACCACGGGCTCGAAAGACCGCGAACCCGTGGCCGAAAGAAATTGCGAATTGACGTCAAAATTACGTCCATGGTCGTCAACGTCAAAGTCATGGTAAAGACCCTGGTGGAACGTTGTAAACCGTTAGAGGCCCCCGTCTGCTCTTAGAAGAAAGCGAGAGTAAAAAATGGAGGGATTGACAGTGGAAATCCCACGATTTCTGTTACTGACAATCAAAATTATACCATTTGCATCCAATTCCTTTGAAAAAATTCCCTAACGAAGGAAAACAGGAGCCTTACAGCTCCTGTTAATAGACTGTCTCCCATAGGAGCTTATTTGCCGTTTTCTGTTCTGAAGCGCTTGAATAAGCTCCTGCGAGGAGCTTAAGTGGCACCCAGAGGTCTGTTTTGGGGTGAATTTGAGGGATTAAGCTCTTCTGGGGAGTCTATTTTATAAGAGGAACTCTCTAAATCCGAATAAGCTCTTTTGGGGCTCTTATTTTAGCCAACCGGTCAGCCAGCCGGCCAGCCAGTCCTCAGCCGGTCAGCCTCGCCAGCAGCTTGCTGGTCACAGCTTTCGCGGGGCCATGTGCTGCTTTGGTTAATGCCGTGATTGAAATGATTTAAATGATTGAACAGAAGCCATGAACGCAGTAGGTATTTCCGAAGGGACGTAGGTGTTTCCAAATGGATGTAGTTATTTCCGAATGGAAGTAAGTATTTCTGTAAATTCATGCTTTCTGAGTCCGCTTTGAAGCTTGATACAGAATGCCGGGCAATTTCTTTGAGGTGATTGGTAAGGTGGAAAATACATAACCTTTGCTTCGATAATAGTGAATGATGTTCGGCAATGCCTGGATTGTATAACGACTATTAGAAACGCCGTCATGGAACAGCACAATGGAGTTAGGTCGAGCATGCTGTGTTACATTGTCATAGATTTTCTGTGATGAAGCTGTTTTCCAGTCTTCAGAGTCAACTGTCCACAGCGCTATGCGGTGTCCGTGAGCTAAAATGTGCTTGATTTCTGACTCATTAATCACTCCTCCAGGAGGTCTGTAGTACAATGGCTTCTTGTGACATATTTTTTCGATGATCTTATCTGTCTTTATGATGTCTGATACTGTAGGTTGAGTTTCTTGATTCGGAAATTCAAAAGATGGGTGAATAAATCCATGGTTCCCGATTTCATGTCCTTCGTTGGACATCCTTTTTATAATTCCAGGCAGTTCCAACACTCGATTACCAATAACAAAGAACGTTGCTTTCGCATGTTCTCGCTGCAGGATATCAAGTATTTTGGGGGTATAAATAAAACCGGGCCCGTCGTCAAAGGTTAAGTAAAGCACTTTGGGAACGCGATCATTGGCCTTGGCAGGTTGTGCCACAAAATAAAC
Proteins encoded in this window:
- a CDS encoding efflux RND transporter periplasmic adaptor subunit, with protein sequence MQAEARQDRRSGLKRYGWIIVVAGIAIATGAYILVHHNTTTKGLSVHTTTVKNGTITQQVFSTGSVASSSTAAVYPVAGISGRPSIHVSLGQHVSKGQTLVTYPDTTLKDKVDTAQSVLNAQSAILSNAKKLRDNADKAGASHTSSAYIQLEQAVQGDEIQYQNALSSLKQAKDNVQQATLKSPISGTVIEVSSSDTGSAGGNGSSGALVKVLNLKRLEVDASLSQANAALISKGEQVKITSTAFPGKSWSGKVKIVSPVATVNSGGSANVNVKVSVPSKFPVHPGFNVNLTINAKTVSGLTIPYSALVENGNGSQVWVDKSGKAKLVNIKLGVTGNKAAQVTDGLSAGEKVIVNPPSGLVTGQDVSAK
- a CDS encoding YIP1 family protein; its protein translation is MDTSPQQPIEDQAKSSWFSLISSPSEFFRTRRTRVPWVLPLIIVSVVTGIMAIAELPTLMHSAVFQQTLQQASAKAPGAAALVKSITEGGLVIAGFIGPWISVLLGGLILWVLTKLFGMNLSYRNTLGILSNAHIIAALEAVVTGIVIVSTGTMTKGFLSLNMLVQASPTSHTGALLSALSIFWLWMLYITIAGVAEVTGSSKGKASGPVLIVTILGLILIYLRVK
- a CDS encoding polysaccharide deacetylase family protein, whose amino-acid sequence is MNRFKLMCITFTTSLLLVYFVAQPAKANDRVPKVLYLTFDDGPGFIYTPKILDILQREHAKATFFVIGNRVLELPGIIKRMSNEGHEIGNHGFIHPSFEFPNQETQPTVSDIIKTDKIIEKICHKKPLYYRPPGGVINESEIKHILAHGHRIALWTVDSEDWKTASSQKIYDNVTQHARPNSIVLFHDGVSNSRYTIQALPNIIHYYRSKGYVFSTLPITSKKLPGILYQASKRTQKA
- a CDS encoding transposase — encoded protein: MSGVKYKNFEQASFEDLMVYSAIPPHPFWDMVAKHIDFSFANKLCAPLYSPLGQHPYAPSLKLKIHLIQRYYNISDREMELKIVGDIFIKRFLGVPVSLAKFDHSTIALDRSRLGADIFHACHMNILAQALNHGMWGQDDDRWLVDAFHTYANVAAPSTYELIQQAAQKLVRHLKRRSPAHYAQLKADMDVGVFFRKLKRDVRGTERNLAFSNLCVLGFGLVAWMKRTEADEGVTKWEDPSEQETAEQQCEVMLRILRENVDSKEQDEDSSGSSDSSGPQNRGFQYAELGQKEKPADRVVSAHDPEVRIGHKSKKLAFLGDKTQVVESASSHLVLNAEPIPGNEADGVTLENVVKTVVEQFDKRPKEVVADAAYGSGENRDKLVNGLHIHLTAPLAKVTNPSGKAFRTEDFTYLPEDDVVVCPEGQRSVRRTHIKKSKGSQYGFAEQVCGQCSLRGQCTDHAKGRTVFVSDYWALLQEAKKYNASAQGQEALRARYEIERTNNEMKRHHGLERPRTRGRKKLRIDVKITSMVVNVKVMVKTLVERCKPLEAPVCS